The genomic region TACAGATAATGATTCATCAGTAGACGATGTTCCTGAAGTTGTAAAAAAAGCACAGGAGATTTTTGGAAAAGAGAATATTGAAGTTTCAAAAGACTAAGAAGGTGACTATAAATGCAATATCCAGAACCAATTGCAAAATTAATTGATAGTTATATGAAGTTGCCAGGTATAGGAAGCAAGACTGCTACGAGACTTGCTTTTTATACTTTAGACATGGATGAAAAAGATGTTTCTGATTTTGCAAAAGCGTTAAAATCTGCAAAAAAAGATTTACATTATTGTAGTATTTGTGGCAATATAACTGAAAATGATCCTTGTATCATTTGTGCAGATAAGACTCGTGACCAAAGTCAAGTAATTGTTGTAGAACAACCTAAAGATGTAATGTCATTAGAGAAAATGAGAGAATATCATGGGTTATATCATGTTTTACATGGGGTTTTATCACCAATAGAAGGCAAGGGGCCAGAAGACATAAATGTAAGAAGTTTAATACAACGATTACAAAAAAATGAAAAAATCAAAGAAGTTATTCTTGCAACTAATGCAACTCCCGAAGGGGAAGCAACTGCATCATATATTGCACGGTTAATTAAACCAGCAGGTGTAAAAGTTACTCGCTTAGCACATGGATTAGCAGTTGGTAGTGATATTGAATATGCTGATGAAATGACCTTATTTAAAGCAATTGAAGGACGGACAGAATTATAATGTTTGGATTTAAAAAAAGAAAAAATAAAGAACCTTTAAAAAAACAATATGATCGCAAATTACTTGCTGATATAGAGACTGCTAAAAATGAATGGGATGGCATTAGAACTAATGATGATTTATTGGCAACGATGTCAACTGAAGATTATTTAGTAAGTGAAGAACTTGCACGTGCAAAATTTGAATTTTTATTTAGAGAAGCAAAGGCAAGAAAAGTAAAGGCAAAAATACAAGAATCGGTTATTGTACGTTAAAAATAAGAGGGAGGCTATGTAATTTCCATAGTCTCCTTATATTATATTAATCTGGAGATTTTTTAATTTTTAAAGTACAATAATACTGATTAAATAGTAATAGGAGTTGTACCTTGTGGACGGAAAATTTATTACTTTTGAAGGCTTAGATGGGTCTGGAAAAACAACAGTTATAAATAACGTAATTGAATATTTAAAGGAAAAAAACAAATTTGATAACTTTGTTATAACGCGAGAACCAGGTGGAAATAGAATTTCAGAAGCAATTCGCGAAATTATTTTAAATCAGGAATTCACTGAAATGGATAAAAGAACAGAAGCATTATTATATGCAGCTGCTCGACGTCAACATTTAATTGAAACAGTTTTTCCTGCATTGGAAAGTGGTAAATATGTAATGAGCGATCGCTATGTGGATAGTTCATTAGTTTATCAAGGTGCAGGACGTGAAATTGGGATGGATAAAATTGATGAAATTAACCA from Ligilactobacillus cholophilus harbors:
- a CDS encoding YaaL family protein, with amino-acid sequence MFGFKKRKNKEPLKKQYDRKLLADIETAKNEWDGIRTNDDLLATMSTEDYLVSEELARAKFEFLFREAKARKVKAKIQESVIVR
- the tmk gene encoding dTMP kinase; its protein translation is MDGKFITFEGLDGSGKTTVINNVIEYLKEKNKFDNFVITREPGGNRISEAIREIILNQEFTEMDKRTEALLYAAARRQHLIETVFPALESGKYVMSDRYVDSSLVYQGAGREIGMDKIDEINQFATNGLEPDLTIYFDIEPQIGLERIQKNRQNEVNRLDQEKLDFYKRVHQGYLKLAKENPQRIKTIDATQSIDKVTEDVLNVLLPFID
- the recR gene encoding recombination mediator RecR, which gives rise to MQYPEPIAKLIDSYMKLPGIGSKTATRLAFYTLDMDEKDVSDFAKALKSAKKDLHYCSICGNITENDPCIICADKTRDQSQVIVVEQPKDVMSLEKMREYHGLYHVLHGVLSPIEGKGPEDINVRSLIQRLQKNEKIKEVILATNATPEGEATASYIARLIKPAGVKVTRLAHGLAVGSDIEYADEMTLFKAIEGRTEL